The following coding sequences are from one Primulina eburnea isolate SZY01 chromosome 15, ASM2296580v1, whole genome shotgun sequence window:
- the LOC140814595 gene encoding uncharacterized protein isoform X2 yields MAATTVSIQPRPCSANFQALSLYSSTNSHLPIRTFLQLQRRPAATLLLLLQKGRNPIHNNGFWGVSSRSGMVMGDYGGDFDDEDDEEDEEEDRSLDLLIRFVENVFKKVSRKARKAVKSVLPIPISTKLVGFAVNGTIILTFLWVLKAFLENFSFGAGRICSRRIKYLLNLQQSAVELSG; encoded by the exons ATGGCGGCGACAACCGTCTCTATCCAACCTCGGCCTTGCTCCGCTAACTTCCAAGCACTGTCTCTCTATTCCTCCACCAACTCTCATCTTCCAATCAGGACCTTCCTGCAATTGCAGCGCCGCCCCGCCGCTACTCTTCTTCTCCTCCTCCAG AAAGGTCGGAATCCAATTCACAATAATGGTTTTTGGGGAGTGAGCTCGCGAAGTGGTATGGTGATGGGTGACTATGGAGGTGATTTTGATGACGaggatgatgaagaagatgaagaggaaGACAGGAGCTTGGATCTCCTGATCAGGTTTGTGGAGAATGTGTTCAAAAAGGTATCGAGGAAAGCACGCAAGGCAGTTAAATCTGTTCTTCCTATTCCCATCTCCACCAAATTG GTCGGATTTGCGGTCAATGGAACTATAATTCTAACCTTTTTGTGGGTTCTGAAGGCATTCTTGGAG AATTTCTCCTTTGGGGCAGGGAGGATTTGTTCGAGAAGAATTAAGTACCTCTTGAATTTGCAACAATCTGCAGTTGAGTTGTCGGG GTAA
- the LOC140814422 gene encoding probable pectin methylesterase CGR3 isoform X2 gives MSRRPNTSRRFADNGSIPLVGSLHPKSRPSPILSIGLLVVGALLVVGYVYHDSGGRTGGIAAFDRVDGGVSCSSETLRLIPILKKAYGDSMKKVLHVGPETCSVVSRLLKEEDTEAWGVEPYELDDADANCRGLVHRGVVRVADIKFSLPYRPKSFSLVIVSDALDYLSPKYLNKTVPELARVSADGLVILSGYPGQQKAKVAELSKFGRPAKLRSSSWWIRFFIQTSLEENEAFVKKFEQAAAKRSYKSACQIFHLKPLH, from the exons ATGTCTAGAAGGCCCAATACTTCTCGACGATTTGCAGATAATGGGAGCATTCCTTTAGTGGGTTCATTGCACCCAAAATCTCGCCCATCTCCCATATTATCTATTGGTCTTCTTGTTGTG GGAGCGCTATTGGTTGTTGGATATGTGTACCATGATTCAG GTGGCAGGACTGGTGGCATTGCTGCTTTTGATAGAGTTGATG GTGGTGTTTCATGCTCATCAGAAACTCTAAGATTAATCCCTATTCTTAAGAAAGCATATGGCGACAGCATGAAGAAAGTGTTGCATGTAGGCCCTGAAACCTGTTCGGTAGTCTCACGACTATTAAAAGAAGAAGATACTGAAGCGTGGGGTGTGGAACCTTACGAGCTAGATGATGCTGATGCAAACTGCAGGGGTCTAGTGCACAGGGGTGTTGTTCGTGTGGCTGATATCAAGTTCTCTCTTCCCTACAGGCCAAAGTCATTTTCTCTTGTCATAGTGTCAGATGCACTGGATTACTTGTCACCCAAATACCTTAACAAGACAGTTCCAGAACTAGCAAGGGTATCTGCTGACGGTTTAGTTATATTATCTG GGTACCCAGGTCAGCAAAAAGCTAAAGTGGCTGAGCTGTCCAAGTTTGGCCGCCCT GCAAAATTGCGAAGCTCATCTTGGTGGATTAGATTTTTCATTCAAACAAGCTTGGAAGAGAATGAAGCATTTGTGAAGAAGTTTGAGCAGGCTGCCGCCAAGAGATCGTACAAGTCAGCTTGCCAGATTTTCCACCTCAAACCATTGCATTGA
- the LOC140814422 gene encoding probable pectin methylesterase CGR3 isoform X1 — translation MGIKTMSRRPNTSRRFADNGSIPLVGSLHPKSRPSPILSIGLLVVGALLVVGYVYHDSGGRTGGIAAFDRVDGGVSCSSETLRLIPILKKAYGDSMKKVLHVGPETCSVVSRLLKEEDTEAWGVEPYELDDADANCRGLVHRGVVRVADIKFSLPYRPKSFSLVIVSDALDYLSPKYLNKTVPELARVSADGLVILSGYPGQQKAKVAELSKFGRPAKLRSSSWWIRFFIQTSLEENEAFVKKFEQAAAKRSYKSACQIFHLKPLH, via the exons ATG GGTATTAAAACAATGTCTAGAAGGCCCAATACTTCTCGACGATTTGCAGATAATGGGAGCATTCCTTTAGTGGGTTCATTGCACCCAAAATCTCGCCCATCTCCCATATTATCTATTGGTCTTCTTGTTGTG GGAGCGCTATTGGTTGTTGGATATGTGTACCATGATTCAG GTGGCAGGACTGGTGGCATTGCTGCTTTTGATAGAGTTGATG GTGGTGTTTCATGCTCATCAGAAACTCTAAGATTAATCCCTATTCTTAAGAAAGCATATGGCGACAGCATGAAGAAAGTGTTGCATGTAGGCCCTGAAACCTGTTCGGTAGTCTCACGACTATTAAAAGAAGAAGATACTGAAGCGTGGGGTGTGGAACCTTACGAGCTAGATGATGCTGATGCAAACTGCAGGGGTCTAGTGCACAGGGGTGTTGTTCGTGTGGCTGATATCAAGTTCTCTCTTCCCTACAGGCCAAAGTCATTTTCTCTTGTCATAGTGTCAGATGCACTGGATTACTTGTCACCCAAATACCTTAACAAGACAGTTCCAGAACTAGCAAGGGTATCTGCTGACGGTTTAGTTATATTATCTG GGTACCCAGGTCAGCAAAAAGCTAAAGTGGCTGAGCTGTCCAAGTTTGGCCGCCCT GCAAAATTGCGAAGCTCATCTTGGTGGATTAGATTTTTCATTCAAACAAGCTTGGAAGAGAATGAAGCATTTGTGAAGAAGTTTGAGCAGGCTGCCGCCAAGAGATCGTACAAGTCAGCTTGCCAGATTTTCCACCTCAAACCATTGCATTGA
- the LOC140814953 gene encoding uncharacterized protein isoform X2, which produces MAAVSNRSPSSNASRPSNLTPNSRNQENNPETRKSFSGGNNPLGKPSILTNLRRFDPVTPANTPSDFTRRSVGKESCVGSFFNVCEEKENDEKDMNFKATKLRSPAKNSKNFMSPTISAASKFTPSPRKRVLVERNDPVRTSMSLSDGKAMFFSTSSTDVSENLEPKSDLGFDQNHSIDSFVDAEVADSQKIEAVPEDPAASKPSKKVTFLDAPTDSESVVTDSDENFLESSLKNKSCCSDVSPSIAPLDADPSMPPYDPKTNYLSPRPQFLYYKPNPRIDMLLNKNRLDSDEFMQLEYDFTEDSMSETISDSEGTEESQAEDQQEVESGLTASADMVVGLTEMEELSSGVELPESLPVSLPSTDDIPDNSVQRIDKKPRSFSRLICGSMFLIFVIAFASIYISHSPLVDEFVLKNTGFSDFSDLYHQSKEKFDWVARHINQFQVDSLSFISALMNKLREGEMIGPLQFMNLTDLQKKIWNEEHFQIHQGLMEDLEEDDELEELAEEEEYAVDTDEIFDEEIEEYDRLETEDISPFSEIFSESEPEISENVEGADGVAPEDDQLAASSQDQESRFEAKDVKMGTEITDAKDVEMGTEITDAENLDSETNVGSSTDVNLLNDESSLEVDSSGEANVESSPVLESPPPQTSEETFHTTYIIGISSVLVALSTVAALIYLNKKKPSLAEAVSQTQPLTVKKLDNENEFAGTEHISEERRLSSTHTEVDLLGGSCPSEISSFQKSYREMKGADEVQSLENKPKRYSKRESLASSSGYSAGSPSYGSFTTYERIPTKHANRDEDVEVVTPVRRSSRLSRNQITSP; this is translated from the exons ATGGCGGCTGTTTCAAACAGATCTCCTTCCTCAAATGCATCCAGGCCTAGCAATCTCACTCCCAATTccagaaatcaagaaaacaacCCTGAAACTAGAAAAAGTTTCAGTGGTGGCAACAATCCTTTAGGAAAACCCTCTATTCTTACTAATCTGAGGAGATTTGATCCCGTCACACCTGCCAATACCCCATCAG ATTTTACAAGGAGATCGGTGGGAAAAGAAAGCTGCGTGGGTTCATTTTTTAACGTTTGTGAAGAAAAAGAGAACGATGAAAAAGATATGAATTTCAAGGCCACAAAACTCCGGTCTCCGGCAAAAAATTCCAAGAATTTCATGTCACCTACTATTTCGGCCGCCTCAAAATTTACCCCTTCTCCAAGAAAAAGGGTCTTGGTGGAGAGAAATGATCCCGTTCGAACCTCAATGTCCTTATCTGATGGAAAAGCTATGTTTTTTTCCACCTCGTCCACAGATGTTTCTGAAAATTTAGAGCCAAAATCTGACCTGGGATTTGACCAGAATCACTCCATTGATAGTTTCGTGGATGCAGAAGTTGCCGATTCTCAGAAAATTGAGGCTGTTCCTGAAGATCCTGCAGCTTCCAAGCCTTCAAAAAAGGTGACATTTTTAGATGCACCTACAGATTCTGAATCAGTGGTTACTGATTCTGACGAAAATTTTCTCGAATCCAGCTTGAAGAACAAGAGTTGTTGTTCAGATGTTTCCCCTTCCATAGCCCCACTCGATGCAGATCCATCCATGCCTCCTTATGATCCTAAAACCAATTACCTTTCTCCAAGGCCTCAATTTCTTTATTACAAACCAAATCCCAGGATCGACATGCTCTTGAACAAGAATAGGTTGGATTCGGATGAATTCATGCAACTAGAATATGATTTTACTGAAGATTCCATGTCTGAAACCATATCAGATTCCGAGGGCACAGAAGAATCTCAGGCCGAGGATCAGCAAGAGGTGGAATCTGGGCTTACTGCTTCAGCTGATATGGTAGTAGGCTTAACCGAAATGGAAGAATTGTCCTCTGGCGTTGAACTGCCTGAATCTTTACCTGTCAGCTTGCCTTCTACTGATGACATACCAGACAATTCGGTGCAGAGAATTGACAAGAAACCACGGAGTTTCTCTAGATTGATTTGTGGCTCTATGTTTCTGATTTTCGTGATTGCTTTTGCATCAATTTACATTTCTCATTCTCCATTAGTTGATGAATTCGTTTTAAAAAATACGGGCTTCTCTGATTTTAGTGATCTTTATCACCAATCAAAGGAGAAATTTGATTGGGTTGCAAGACATATCAATCAGTTCCAAGTTGATTCTTTGTCTTTCATTTCTGCCCTAATGAACAAGCTCAGGGAAGGAGAAATGATAGGCCCTTTGCAGTTCATGAATCTTACTGATCTTCAAAAGAAAATTTGGAACGAGGAACATTTTCAGATCCATCAAGGATTGATGGAGGATCTTGAAGAAGATGATGAGTTGGAGGAATTAGCAGAGGAAGAAGAATATGCAGTAGATACTGATGAAATATTTGATGAGGAAATTGAAGAATATGACAGGTTAGAAACTGAAGACATCTCTCCTTTTTctgaaatattttctgaatcaGAGCCTGAGATTTCAGAAAATGTAGAAGGTGCCGATGGAGTTGCCCCTGAAGATGATCAATTAGCTGCTTCTTCTCAGGATCAAGAAAGTAGATTTGAAGCCAAAGATGTAAAAATGGGGACTGAGATCACTGATGCCAAAGATGTAGAAATGGGGACTGAGATCACTGATGCTGAAAATTTGGATTCTGAAACTAATGTTGGTTCTTCTACTGATGTTAATTTGTTGAACGATGAAAGTTCATTAGAAGTTGATTCGTCTGGTGAAGCAAATGTCGAAAGCTCACCAGTACTGGAGTCGCCGCCACCTCAGACATCAGAAGAAACATTTCACACAACTTACATCATTGGCATTTCTTCCGTCTTGGTGGCTCTATCGACAGTTGCAGCGCTCATATACTTGAACAAGAAAAAACCAAGTCTGGCCGAAGCTGTTTCGCAAACCCAACCATTGACGGTGAAGAAGCTGGACAATGAAAATGAATTTGCTGGTACAGAGCACATTTCCGAAGAAAGGCGGCTATCATCCACCCACACAGAGGTGGATTTGCTCGGTGGATCATGTCCTTCCGAAATCAGCAGCTTTCAAAAAAGTTACAGAGAGATGAAAGGAGCAGATGAAGTTCAAAGTTTAGAGAACAAACCAAAGAGGTATTCGAAAAGGGAGTCGTTGGCTTCTTCATCAGGGTATTCCGCTGGCTCCCCATCATATGGAAGCTTCACCACATACGAAAGAATTCCCactaaacat GCGAATAGGGACGAGGACGTGGAAGTTGTTACACCGGTGAGGCGTTCTAGCCGTCTCAGCAGGAATCAGATCACCTCTCCATGA
- the LOC140814826 gene encoding uncharacterized protein produces MDPCSFVRIYWGNLALKFPDKTHLSSLSFFCKFKLKGFPTQVSDVTALVEESGSFESRIQGCLTLRKAELESSMERSSKFSCLKCEIYRRSTRGNGGCGVVNGVKLLGCVVVPLDLRSIMENNRNNRRSVIQNGWVLIGGSGLKLHLNVRAEPDPRFVFRFDGEPECSPQVFQVNGHVQQPVFTCKFGFRNSGDRILRSRSSLSEPSTSTGCFSAFAEDKEVAPEERKGWSITVHDLSGSPVAAASMVTPFVPSPGTNSVSKSNPGAWLILRQGHSTFQPWGRLEAWRQGKDVGYRFELIPDDGMDSIRVANSSISTKYGGNFSIDISNGPTPITSPNSSFDLSSGSGSGSELGSTSGLGSWANFLYRGFVMSSTVEGNGKCSKPEVEVGVQHVTCTEDAAVFVALAAAMDLSMDACKLFSRKLRKELRQVDLD; encoded by the exons ATGGATCCGTGTTCTTTTGTAAGAATTTATTGGGGCAATTTGGCGTTGAAGTTTCCGGATAAAACCCATCTCTCGTCCCTTTCGTTTTTCTGCAAATTCAAGCTCAAAGGGTTTCCGACCCAGGTTTCAGATGTCACGGCTCTTGTCGAGGAAAGCGGCTCATTTGAGAGCAGAATTCAGGGTTGTCTCACCTTGAGGAAGGCGGAATTGGAGAGTTCGATGGAGAGATCGAGTAAGTTTTCTTGTCTGAAGTGTGAGATTTACAGGAGAAGTACTAGAGGAAATGGAGGTTGTGGGGTTGTCAATGGCGTGAAGCTCTTGGGGTGCGTTGTGGTGCCATTGGATTTGAGGAGTATTATGGAAAATAATCGGAATAATCGAAGAAGCGTGATTCAGAATGGTTGGGTTTTGATTGGTGGTTCGGGGTTGAAATTACATTTGAATGTAAGAGCCGAGCCCGACCCGAGATTTGTCTTTCGGTTTGACGGGGAACCCGAGTGCAGCCCGCAGGTTTTCCAGGTCAATGGACATGTGCAACAGCCTGTTTTTACTTGCAAGTTCGGGTTCAGGAATTCTGGGGATAGGATTTTGAGATCCAG ATCATCGCTGTCAGAACCAAGTACCTCAACCGGCTGTTTCAGTGCATTTGCAGAAGACAAAGAAGTGGCTCCGGAAGAACGAAAAGGGTGGTCAATCACTGTCCACGACCTTTCCGGCTCACCCGTGGCTGCTGCATCGATGGTTACACCATTTGTTCCATCACCTGGCACTAATAGCGTCAGCAAATCGAATCCTGGAGCATGGCTCATTCTAAGACAAGGCCACAGCACATTCCAGCCTTGGGGCCGCCTAGAGGCATGGCGTCAGGGAAAAGACGTTGGATACCGATTCGAGCTCATACCCGACGATGGCATGGATTCAATCCGAGTTGCAAATTCCTCcattagcacaaaatatgggggAAATTTCAGTATAGACATCAGTAACGGTCCAACTCCAATAACTAGTCCTAATAGTAGCTTTGATCTCAGTTCGGGGTCGGGGTCAGGGTCCGAGTTGGGGTCAACGTCAGGATTGGGATCTTGGGCGAATTTTTTGTACAGAGGATTCGTGATGTCATCTACAGTGGAGGGCAACGGCAAGTGCAGCAAGCCAGAGGTGGAAGTTGGGGTGCAACATGTGACCTGCACGGAGGATGCTGCAGTTTTCGTGGCGTTGGCTGCTGCCATGGATTTAAGCATGGATGCTTGTAAGCTGTTTTCTCGGAAGCTCAGGAAAGAACTGAGACAGGTGGATCTTGATTAG
- the LOC140814337 gene encoding uncharacterized protein, producing the protein MYRKYTNTNQRLKEIKVKHVWQLCLFLCVCLWLIYKLKLSHDEKKGFDESDVGKDSKDINDQMEKESSVEETDRDGDDTNSHESREEHFKADDASSAVNHETRMDGMKNENEHDENSNEQVEDILEHGLEENTSEEPDEGEKRKDLEVEVGKLIKDYTESNVT; encoded by the exons ATGTACAGGAAGTATACGAATACGAACCAGAGATTGAAGGAAATCAAGGTTAAGCACGTCTGGCAATTATGTTTATTCCTTTGTGTCTGCTTATGGTTAATATACAAATTGAAGCTTTCTCACGATGAGAAGAAAGGATTTGATGAAAGTGATGTCGGA AAAGATTCGAAAGATATTAATGATCAAATGGAGAAGGAAAGTTCCGTGGAGGAAACAGATCGTGATGGAGATGATACGAATTCGCATGAGTCACGTGAGGAACATTTCAAGGCCGATGATGCTTCTAGTGCAGTGAATCATGAAACACGAATGGATGGTATGAAAAATGAGAATGAACATGACGAAAATTCGAATGAACAAGTTGAGGACATTCTTGAACATGGATTGGAAGAGAACACTAGTGAGGAACCTGATGAAGGTGAGAAGAGGAAAGATTTGGAAGTAGAAGTTGGTAAATTGATTAAAGATTATACAGAGTCAAATGTGACTTAA
- the LOC140814953 gene encoding uncharacterized protein isoform X1, with amino-acid sequence MAAVSNRSPSSNASRPSNLTPNSRNQENNPETRKSFSGGNNPLGKPSILTNLRRFDPVTPANTPSESSDFTRRSVGKESCVGSFFNVCEEKENDEKDMNFKATKLRSPAKNSKNFMSPTISAASKFTPSPRKRVLVERNDPVRTSMSLSDGKAMFFSTSSTDVSENLEPKSDLGFDQNHSIDSFVDAEVADSQKIEAVPEDPAASKPSKKVTFLDAPTDSESVVTDSDENFLESSLKNKSCCSDVSPSIAPLDADPSMPPYDPKTNYLSPRPQFLYYKPNPRIDMLLNKNRLDSDEFMQLEYDFTEDSMSETISDSEGTEESQAEDQQEVESGLTASADMVVGLTEMEELSSGVELPESLPVSLPSTDDIPDNSVQRIDKKPRSFSRLICGSMFLIFVIAFASIYISHSPLVDEFVLKNTGFSDFSDLYHQSKEKFDWVARHINQFQVDSLSFISALMNKLREGEMIGPLQFMNLTDLQKKIWNEEHFQIHQGLMEDLEEDDELEELAEEEEYAVDTDEIFDEEIEEYDRLETEDISPFSEIFSESEPEISENVEGADGVAPEDDQLAASSQDQESRFEAKDVKMGTEITDAKDVEMGTEITDAENLDSETNVGSSTDVNLLNDESSLEVDSSGEANVESSPVLESPPPQTSEETFHTTYIIGISSVLVALSTVAALIYLNKKKPSLAEAVSQTQPLTVKKLDNENEFAGTEHISEERRLSSTHTEVDLLGGSCPSEISSFQKSYREMKGADEVQSLENKPKRYSKRESLASSSGYSAGSPSYGSFTTYERIPTKHANRDEDVEVVTPVRRSSRLSRNQITSP; translated from the exons ATGGCGGCTGTTTCAAACAGATCTCCTTCCTCAAATGCATCCAGGCCTAGCAATCTCACTCCCAATTccagaaatcaagaaaacaacCCTGAAACTAGAAAAAGTTTCAGTGGTGGCAACAATCCTTTAGGAAAACCCTCTATTCTTACTAATCTGAGGAGATTTGATCCCGTCACACCTGCCAATACCCCATCAG AATCTTCAGATTTTACAAGGAGATCGGTGGGAAAAGAAAGCTGCGTGGGTTCATTTTTTAACGTTTGTGAAGAAAAAGAGAACGATGAAAAAGATATGAATTTCAAGGCCACAAAACTCCGGTCTCCGGCAAAAAATTCCAAGAATTTCATGTCACCTACTATTTCGGCCGCCTCAAAATTTACCCCTTCTCCAAGAAAAAGGGTCTTGGTGGAGAGAAATGATCCCGTTCGAACCTCAATGTCCTTATCTGATGGAAAAGCTATGTTTTTTTCCACCTCGTCCACAGATGTTTCTGAAAATTTAGAGCCAAAATCTGACCTGGGATTTGACCAGAATCACTCCATTGATAGTTTCGTGGATGCAGAAGTTGCCGATTCTCAGAAAATTGAGGCTGTTCCTGAAGATCCTGCAGCTTCCAAGCCTTCAAAAAAGGTGACATTTTTAGATGCACCTACAGATTCTGAATCAGTGGTTACTGATTCTGACGAAAATTTTCTCGAATCCAGCTTGAAGAACAAGAGTTGTTGTTCAGATGTTTCCCCTTCCATAGCCCCACTCGATGCAGATCCATCCATGCCTCCTTATGATCCTAAAACCAATTACCTTTCTCCAAGGCCTCAATTTCTTTATTACAAACCAAATCCCAGGATCGACATGCTCTTGAACAAGAATAGGTTGGATTCGGATGAATTCATGCAACTAGAATATGATTTTACTGAAGATTCCATGTCTGAAACCATATCAGATTCCGAGGGCACAGAAGAATCTCAGGCCGAGGATCAGCAAGAGGTGGAATCTGGGCTTACTGCTTCAGCTGATATGGTAGTAGGCTTAACCGAAATGGAAGAATTGTCCTCTGGCGTTGAACTGCCTGAATCTTTACCTGTCAGCTTGCCTTCTACTGATGACATACCAGACAATTCGGTGCAGAGAATTGACAAGAAACCACGGAGTTTCTCTAGATTGATTTGTGGCTCTATGTTTCTGATTTTCGTGATTGCTTTTGCATCAATTTACATTTCTCATTCTCCATTAGTTGATGAATTCGTTTTAAAAAATACGGGCTTCTCTGATTTTAGTGATCTTTATCACCAATCAAAGGAGAAATTTGATTGGGTTGCAAGACATATCAATCAGTTCCAAGTTGATTCTTTGTCTTTCATTTCTGCCCTAATGAACAAGCTCAGGGAAGGAGAAATGATAGGCCCTTTGCAGTTCATGAATCTTACTGATCTTCAAAAGAAAATTTGGAACGAGGAACATTTTCAGATCCATCAAGGATTGATGGAGGATCTTGAAGAAGATGATGAGTTGGAGGAATTAGCAGAGGAAGAAGAATATGCAGTAGATACTGATGAAATATTTGATGAGGAAATTGAAGAATATGACAGGTTAGAAACTGAAGACATCTCTCCTTTTTctgaaatattttctgaatcaGAGCCTGAGATTTCAGAAAATGTAGAAGGTGCCGATGGAGTTGCCCCTGAAGATGATCAATTAGCTGCTTCTTCTCAGGATCAAGAAAGTAGATTTGAAGCCAAAGATGTAAAAATGGGGACTGAGATCACTGATGCCAAAGATGTAGAAATGGGGACTGAGATCACTGATGCTGAAAATTTGGATTCTGAAACTAATGTTGGTTCTTCTACTGATGTTAATTTGTTGAACGATGAAAGTTCATTAGAAGTTGATTCGTCTGGTGAAGCAAATGTCGAAAGCTCACCAGTACTGGAGTCGCCGCCACCTCAGACATCAGAAGAAACATTTCACACAACTTACATCATTGGCATTTCTTCCGTCTTGGTGGCTCTATCGACAGTTGCAGCGCTCATATACTTGAACAAGAAAAAACCAAGTCTGGCCGAAGCTGTTTCGCAAACCCAACCATTGACGGTGAAGAAGCTGGACAATGAAAATGAATTTGCTGGTACAGAGCACATTTCCGAAGAAAGGCGGCTATCATCCACCCACACAGAGGTGGATTTGCTCGGTGGATCATGTCCTTCCGAAATCAGCAGCTTTCAAAAAAGTTACAGAGAGATGAAAGGAGCAGATGAAGTTCAAAGTTTAGAGAACAAACCAAAGAGGTATTCGAAAAGGGAGTCGTTGGCTTCTTCATCAGGGTATTCCGCTGGCTCCCCATCATATGGAAGCTTCACCACATACGAAAGAATTCCCactaaacat GCGAATAGGGACGAGGACGTGGAAGTTGTTACACCGGTGAGGCGTTCTAGCCGTCTCAGCAGGAATCAGATCACCTCTCCATGA
- the LOC140814595 gene encoding uncharacterized protein isoform X1, with protein sequence MAATTVSIQPRPCSANFQALSLYSSTNSHLPIRTFLQLQRRPAATLLLLLQKGRNPIHNNGFWGVSSRSGMVMGDYGGDFDDEDDEEDEEEDRSLDLLIRFVENVFKKVSRKARKAVKSVLPIPISTKLVGFAVNGTIILTFLWVLKAFLEVICTLGSVVFTSILLIRGIWTGISYFQESRSYRPEDDEPEAWTGTQPAI encoded by the exons ATGGCGGCGACAACCGTCTCTATCCAACCTCGGCCTTGCTCCGCTAACTTCCAAGCACTGTCTCTCTATTCCTCCACCAACTCTCATCTTCCAATCAGGACCTTCCTGCAATTGCAGCGCCGCCCCGCCGCTACTCTTCTTCTCCTCCTCCAG AAAGGTCGGAATCCAATTCACAATAATGGTTTTTGGGGAGTGAGCTCGCGAAGTGGTATGGTGATGGGTGACTATGGAGGTGATTTTGATGACGaggatgatgaagaagatgaagaggaaGACAGGAGCTTGGATCTCCTGATCAGGTTTGTGGAGAATGTGTTCAAAAAGGTATCGAGGAAAGCACGCAAGGCAGTTAAATCTGTTCTTCCTATTCCCATCTCCACCAAATTG GTCGGATTTGCGGTCAATGGAACTATAATTCTAACCTTTTTGTGGGTTCTGAAGGCATTCTTGGAG GTAATATGTACCCTTGGCAGTGTCGTGTTTACAAGTATTCTGTTGATTCGTGGAATCTGGACTGGGATTTCCTACTTCCAAGAAAGCCGCAGTTATAGACCTGAGGATGATGAGCCTGAAGCTTGGACTGGCACCCAACCTGCCATTTGA